Proteins encoded in a region of the Cytobacillus pseudoceanisediminis genome:
- a CDS encoding assimilatory sulfite reductase (NADPH) flavoprotein subunit: MQLQVMNSPFNQEQTELLNRLLPTLTETQSLWLSGYLAAIQSSSLQAAPAVEERPAPAAVRAIPKEVTILFGSQTGNAQNLAKKAGKTLEERGFQVTVSAMSDFKPNNLKKVKNLLIVVSTHGEGDPPDNALTFHEFVHGKRAPKLEDFRYSVLALGDSSYEFFCQTGKDFDKRLEELGGTRITPRVDCDLDFEEPAAEWTEAVLAGLSEGESSNPSPAAAASVSASAPAESVYSRSNPFRAEVLENLNLNGRGSNKETRHLEISLEGSGLTYQPGDSLGVYPENDPELVDLLLAEMSWDPEETVRVKEETVTLKEALTAHFEITVLTKPLVEKAAKFSGNEELQQLVSDSNQLKSYMVGRDLIDLVRDFKPWNGSAQEFVSILRKMPARLYSISSSFKANPDEVHLTIGAVRYDAHGRERKGVCSILCAERLQPGDTLPVFIQHNENFKLPENPDTPIIMVGPGTGIAPFRSFMQEREESGADGKSWLFFGDQHFVTDFLYQTEWQKWLKDGVLTKLDVAFSRDGDEKVYVQHRMQENSKELFQWLQEGAAIYICGDEKNMAHDVHNALIDIIEKEGGISRDQASEYLADMQKNKRYQRDVY, translated from the coding sequence TTGCAACTTCAGGTAATGAACAGTCCGTTTAATCAGGAGCAGACAGAGCTCCTTAATCGTCTTCTTCCGACTCTGACAGAGACACAATCTCTCTGGCTGAGCGGGTATCTTGCCGCAATACAGTCTTCATCATTACAGGCTGCCCCAGCAGTGGAAGAACGTCCCGCACCTGCAGCGGTAAGGGCCATTCCAAAAGAAGTGACCATCTTATTTGGATCACAAACCGGGAATGCGCAGAATCTGGCAAAGAAAGCTGGAAAAACGCTTGAGGAGAGAGGTTTTCAAGTAACGGTTTCAGCAATGAGTGACTTTAAGCCCAATAATCTTAAAAAGGTCAAAAACCTGTTAATTGTCGTAAGTACCCATGGTGAGGGAGATCCGCCTGACAACGCTTTGACATTCCATGAATTTGTTCACGGAAAAAGGGCGCCCAAACTGGAAGACTTCCGATACTCAGTTTTGGCACTTGGCGACAGCTCATATGAATTCTTCTGCCAAACGGGAAAAGATTTTGATAAACGTCTGGAGGAACTTGGCGGAACAAGAATAACGCCAAGAGTGGACTGTGATCTTGATTTCGAGGAGCCTGCAGCAGAGTGGACGGAAGCAGTTTTAGCCGGATTGAGCGAAGGGGAAAGCAGCAATCCTTCTCCTGCAGCAGCAGCTTCAGTTTCAGCCTCAGCACCTGCTGAGTCAGTCTATTCCCGGTCCAATCCTTTCCGGGCAGAAGTTCTGGAAAATCTGAATCTTAATGGACGCGGCTCCAATAAAGAAACCCGCCATCTCGAGATTTCTTTAGAAGGTTCCGGTCTGACTTATCAGCCTGGTGACAGCCTTGGGGTATACCCTGAAAACGATCCTGAATTGGTTGACCTGCTTTTAGCTGAGATGAGCTGGGATCCAGAGGAAACAGTCAGAGTGAAGGAGGAAACAGTAACGTTAAAAGAAGCGCTTACGGCTCACTTTGAGATTACTGTCCTGACTAAACCGCTTGTTGAAAAGGCTGCAAAGTTTTCTGGAAATGAAGAACTGCAACAGCTAGTGTCAGACAGCAATCAACTGAAATCTTATATGGTTGGGCGGGACTTAATTGATTTAGTCCGTGACTTTAAACCATGGAACGGTTCGGCACAGGAGTTTGTTTCTATACTGCGTAAGATGCCTGCGCGTCTTTATTCCATTTCCAGCAGCTTCAAGGCGAATCCCGATGAAGTCCATTTAACAATCGGTGCTGTCCGCTATGATGCCCATGGCCGTGAACGCAAAGGTGTCTGCTCCATATTATGTGCAGAGCGTCTCCAGCCTGGCGATACACTGCCAGTATTTATTCAGCACAACGAAAACTTTAAACTGCCTGAGAATCCGGACACACCAATCATTATGGTTGGTCCTGGAACCGGAATTGCACCGTTCCGATCATTTATGCAGGAGCGTGAAGAAAGCGGCGCTGATGGGAAATCATGGCTATTCTTTGGCGACCAGCATTTTGTGACTGATTTTCTTTATCAGACTGAATGGCAAAAGTGGCTCAAGGATGGAGTCTTGACGAAGCTGGATGTCGCTTTTTCCCGTGATGGTGATGAGAAGGTTTATGTTCAGCATAGAATGCAGGAAAATAGCAAGGAATTATTCCAGTGGCTTCAGGAAGGAGCAGCCATCTATATCTGCGGCGATGAGAAAAACATGGCGCATGATGTCCATAATGCACTTATAGATATTATTGAAAAAGAAGGCGGTATAAGCCGCGACCAGGCTTCTGAATATCTTGCCGATATGCAGAAAAATAAACGCTACCAGCGCGACGTATATTGA
- the cysI gene encoding assimilatory sulfite reductase (NADPH) hemoprotein subunit: MVNPNLKAPDGPPSDVEGIKDRSNYLRGTLAEVMQDRISAGIPDDDNRLMKHHGSYLQDDRDLRNERQKQKLEPAYQFMLRLRLPGGVATPEQWLVVDDLAEKYGNGTLKLTTRQTFQMHGILKWNMKKTIQAIHSTMLDTIAACGDVNRNVMCISNPDQSEIHSEVYELAKMLSDDLLPRTRAYHEIWLDEEKVAGSPEVDEEVEPMYGPLYLPRKFKIGIAVPPSNDIDVFSQDLGFIAIVENGKLSGFNVAIGGGMGFSHGDKATYPQLSKVIGFVTPDKIYEVAEKVITIQRDYGNRSVRKNARFKYTVDRLGLETVIVELENRLGWKLDEARGFKFDSNGDRYGWVKGVRGKWHFTMFIEGGRVADFDGYKLKTALREIAKVHKGDFRLTANQNLIIGSVSTKDKAKIEALIKEYGLTDGSRYSALRRGSMACVALPTCGLAMAEAERYLPVLVDKIDEIVDEAGLRNEEITIRMTGCPNGCARHALGEIGFIGKAVGKYNMYLGAAFDGSRLSKMYRENIGEEEILNELRAILPRYARERQDGEHFGDFVVRAGIIEATTDGTNFHD, translated from the coding sequence ATGGTAAACCCAAACTTAAAAGCACCGGATGGCCCTCCGAGTGATGTTGAGGGAATTAAGGATCGAAGCAACTATTTGCGCGGAACGCTGGCGGAAGTTATGCAGGACAGGATCAGCGCCGGAATTCCCGATGATGATAATAGATTAATGAAGCACCACGGGAGCTATCTGCAGGATGACCGGGATCTGCGGAATGAACGCCAGAAACAAAAGCTTGAGCCTGCCTACCAGTTTATGCTCCGGCTGCGCCTTCCTGGAGGGGTCGCAACACCTGAACAATGGCTTGTGGTGGATGATTTAGCTGAGAAATATGGGAACGGCACATTAAAACTGACAACACGCCAGACCTTCCAGATGCATGGAATCTTAAAATGGAATATGAAAAAGACAATTCAGGCAATCCATTCGACGATGCTTGATACGATAGCGGCATGCGGCGATGTGAACCGTAATGTAATGTGTATCTCAAATCCCGATCAATCGGAAATTCATTCAGAAGTGTATGAGCTGGCAAAGATGCTAAGTGACGACCTCCTGCCCCGCACACGTGCCTATCATGAAATTTGGCTGGATGAAGAAAAAGTAGCGGGCTCTCCTGAAGTGGATGAAGAGGTTGAGCCGATGTATGGCCCGCTTTATTTGCCCCGTAAATTTAAAATCGGGATTGCTGTACCGCCTTCCAATGACATAGATGTCTTTTCCCAGGATCTCGGCTTCATTGCCATTGTGGAAAACGGCAAGCTGTCAGGCTTTAACGTGGCAATCGGCGGCGGAATGGGCTTCTCCCATGGAGATAAGGCGACCTATCCGCAGCTTTCGAAAGTGATCGGCTTTGTGACACCTGATAAGATTTACGAAGTGGCTGAGAAGGTCATAACGATTCAGCGTGATTACGGCAACCGCTCAGTCCGGAAAAATGCCCGTTTTAAATATACGGTAGACCGCCTTGGTCTGGAAACAGTTATTGTAGAGCTGGAGAACCGTCTGGGCTGGAAGCTGGATGAAGCTCGGGGATTCAAGTTTGATTCCAACGGAGACCGCTACGGATGGGTAAAGGGTGTCCGCGGAAAATGGCATTTTACGATGTTCATAGAAGGCGGCCGTGTGGCAGACTTCGACGGATATAAATTGAAGACAGCATTGCGTGAGATTGCCAAAGTTCATAAAGGCGATTTCAGGCTGACCGCCAATCAGAACCTCATTATCGGAAGTGTATCAACTAAAGATAAGGCAAAGATCGAGGCGCTGATTAAGGAGTATGGCTTAACAGACGGAAGCCGCTATAGTGCATTGCGCCGCGGATCCATGGCCTGCGTGGCCCTTCCGACATGCGGTCTGGCGATGGCCGAGGCAGAACGCTATCTTCCTGTATTGGTCGATAAAATTGATGAGATTGTTGACGAAGCAGGCTTGCGGAACGAAGAAATCACTATCCGCATGACGGGCTGCCCGAACGGCTGCGCCCGTCACGCACTCGGCGAAATCGGATTTATCGGCAAGGCGGTCGGCAAGTACAATATGTATCTCGGGGCAGCATTTGACGGAAGCCGCCTCAGCAAAATGTACCGCGAAAACATTGGCGAAGAAGAAATCCTGAACGAGCTGCGTGCCATTCTGCCGCGCTACGCCCGTGAACGTCAGGACGGCGAGCATTTTGGCGATTTCGTGGTCCGGGCAGGGATTATTGAAGCGACAACGGACGGGACTAATTTTCATGATTGA
- a CDS encoding nuclease-related domain-containing protein yields MILKERKVPLLIRKTEALLRRLPAHHPKIPIINEELNKRLAGYKGEVSLDFPLDFLDNKVYFILHDLRLPDNDRFFQIDTLILTKKFALVIEVKNITGILHFDTVYNQLIRIKNGKEQVFPCPLIQVNRQASQLRSWINANVSIENLPVYSFVVISNPHTGIKVIPPHIDLSHKVIHRNTLPIKIEQIEKSINREISDKLLKKVIRLFKKQNTEQESSILSRFQINQSEILTGVFCPSCTYLPLERVIRTWRCPKCKITSKEAHIKALHDYSLLLGDTITNKELRNFLHIPSSYTATRLLQSLNLPQTGAHKNRRYTLIFSEGNTNQKVIKRGI; encoded by the coding sequence ATGATCCTCAAAGAACGAAAAGTTCCTCTTTTAATCCGTAAAACAGAAGCTCTCCTCCGCAGGCTTCCAGCTCATCACCCAAAAATTCCTATCATTAACGAAGAACTGAATAAAAGACTTGCAGGCTATAAAGGAGAAGTTTCATTGGATTTTCCTCTTGATTTTCTAGATAATAAGGTATATTTTATCCTTCATGATCTCCGCCTGCCAGATAATGATCGATTTTTCCAAATCGATACTCTTATACTTACAAAAAAGTTTGCTCTAGTAATTGAAGTGAAAAATATAACAGGTATCCTGCATTTTGATACGGTATATAATCAATTGATTCGTATAAAGAATGGAAAAGAGCAAGTTTTTCCCTGCCCTTTAATTCAGGTGAATAGACAGGCATCGCAGCTTAGAAGTTGGATTAATGCCAATGTCAGTATTGAAAATTTACCGGTCTATTCATTTGTAGTCATAAGTAATCCGCATACAGGAATTAAAGTCATTCCTCCTCATATTGACCTCAGCCATAAAGTTATACACCGAAATACTCTTCCTATAAAAATTGAGCAAATAGAAAAATCCATTAATAGAGAAATCAGTGATAAACTCCTTAAAAAGGTCATTCGTTTATTTAAAAAGCAAAATACAGAACAGGAAAGTTCAATACTATCAAGATTCCAGATTAATCAATCTGAAATTCTTACGGGCGTATTCTGCCCTTCTTGCACCTATCTGCCTCTTGAAAGAGTGATTCGCACCTGGAGATGTCCTAAATGCAAGATAACCAGCAAAGAAGCGCATATCAAAGCATTGCATGACTATAGCCTTCTGCTGGGGGATACCATCACGAACAAGGAGCTCAGAAACTTTCTGCATATTCCTTCTTCCTATACCGCAACCCGACTCCTCCAATCCCTCAACCTCCCGCAAACCGGCGCTCATAAAAATAGAAGATATACACTGATTTTCTCCGAAGGAAACACCAATCAAAAGGTAATTAAAAGAGGTATTTGA
- a CDS encoding pyridoxal-phosphate-dependent aminotransferase family protein — protein sequence MPNEEMLLIPGPTPVADSIYEAMAQETRGHTDPRFAAIYKSAIEKTREMLKTDGEVFVISGSGTIAMEMALVNTVAAGERLLIISQGFFGDRFQQLAKAFGIQAEIIQSEWGKQVDPAAVEEKLASHSYKAVTITHADTSTGVAADLDTLVPIIKKHGALVILDGVCATAAMEEDMSKSYGEGKIDVVLTGSQKAIGVPPGLAVVAFNGTALAAREQMERVPAYYCDIYNWIPIMHDPKKYFATPPVNLIYAYDEGMKLVLAEGMDNRYKRHEAYGKAVRAALAEYGMRAIADENAAAATLSCILYPEGMDDAEFRASLAKKGVIVAGALAHLAGKAFRIGHMGITSEDMLEKAIVLIGETMNEAGFEADIQKAVDRFRELALPVA from the coding sequence ATGCCAAACGAGGAAATGCTTTTGATTCCAGGGCCGACACCTGTTGCGGATTCGATTTATGAGGCAATGGCACAAGAGACACGGGGGCATACGGATCCCAGGTTTGCAGCAATTTATAAAAGTGCGATTGAGAAGACCAGGGAGATGCTGAAGACGGATGGGGAAGTGTTTGTAATCTCTGGCTCAGGAACGATAGCAATGGAAATGGCTCTGGTCAACACGGTTGCAGCTGGAGAAAGGCTTTTGATTATAAGTCAGGGCTTCTTTGGTGATCGTTTTCAGCAGTTAGCCAAGGCGTTCGGAATCCAGGCAGAAATCATTCAGTCCGAATGGGGAAAGCAGGTGGATCCCGCAGCTGTTGAGGAAAAACTTGCGTCCCATTCCTATAAAGCTGTGACGATTACCCATGCTGATACTTCAACTGGTGTTGCGGCAGATTTGGATACATTAGTGCCTATCATTAAAAAGCACGGGGCTCTTGTTATTTTGGATGGGGTCTGTGCGACAGCGGCAATGGAGGAGGATATGAGCAAATCGTATGGCGAAGGGAAAATTGATGTCGTTTTGACAGGTTCACAGAAGGCGATTGGTGTCCCGCCAGGTCTCGCTGTTGTGGCATTCAATGGGACTGCACTGGCTGCAAGGGAACAAATGGAACGGGTTCCTGCCTACTATTGCGATATCTATAATTGGATTCCCATTATGCATGACCCCAAAAAATACTTTGCTACACCGCCTGTTAATCTGATTTATGCCTATGATGAGGGCATGAAACTGGTCTTGGCTGAAGGAATGGACAATCGCTACAAGCGCCATGAAGCATATGGTAAAGCGGTCAGGGCTGCTCTTGCTGAATATGGAATGAGGGCAATTGCCGATGAAAATGCAGCAGCAGCAACTCTCAGCTGTATCCTTTACCCTGAAGGAATGGATGATGCTGAATTCCGTGCATCTCTTGCGAAAAAAGGTGTGATTGTTGCGGGAGCACTGGCTCATCTGGCAGGAAAAGCGTTCCGAATTGGCCATATGGGGATTACGTCTGAAGATATGCTTGAAAAAGCCATTGTGCTGATCGGTGAAACAATGAACGAAGCGGGATTTGAAGCAGATATCCAAAAAGCAGTTGATAGGTTTAGAGAACTTGCATTGCCTGTTGCTTGA
- a CDS encoding GyrI-like domain-containing protein, translating into MSDLTLRAAETELGELKLIGIRVLCPPDQYLAEIPQAINLLLGRLTEIKGAVNPNRLVGAFKVEEDSTEEDGYWIGIEVKEFISVPDGMFSLEIPPQKYASVRHKGPNDEIGNTYRELHSWIEEKGYKRLKNKWHIEIHHSWESMEDLDIELLDTIS; encoded by the coding sequence ATGTCTGATTTGACTTTGCGAGCGGCTGAGACAGAACTTGGAGAATTGAAACTTATAGGGATCCGCGTCTTATGCCCGCCGGATCAGTATCTAGCCGAAATTCCGCAGGCTATAAATCTATTATTGGGCCGCCTTACAGAAATTAAGGGAGCTGTAAATCCAAATCGGCTTGTTGGTGCCTTCAAAGTGGAGGAAGACTCTACTGAAGAAGACGGATATTGGATTGGCATTGAGGTGAAGGAATTTATAAGTGTACCTGATGGTATGTTCTCATTAGAAATTCCACCGCAAAAATATGCTTCTGTCCGGCACAAAGGACCTAATGATGAGATTGGAAATACCTATAGGGAATTGCACAGCTGGATTGAAGAAAAGGGATACAAGCGGCTGAAAAATAAGTGGCACATAGAAATCCATCATAGCTGGGAGAGTATGGAGGATTTAGATATAGAGCTGCTTGACACGATATCATAA
- a CDS encoding DinB family protein: MIDYRIKHMKGYDEKIGNLVSMLEHARSVTLKDVAGLTQKELDFLPDENSNSIGALLKHIAFVEYVHQIITFENRDLNEKELSKWAAAYELGEKARNEINNHPLEFYLEELSAIREKTLKLLTSKQDSWLYQEGKWSNGLAFNNYWFWYHVMEDEISHRGQIRVIKRQLATQR, from the coding sequence GTGATAGATTATCGAATTAAGCATATGAAGGGCTACGATGAAAAAATAGGAAATCTTGTATCAATGCTTGAACATGCCAGGTCTGTGACTCTCAAAGATGTTGCTGGGTTGACACAGAAAGAGCTGGATTTTCTTCCCGATGAAAACAGTAATTCAATAGGAGCACTTCTGAAGCATATTGCTTTTGTTGAATATGTTCACCAAATCATTACTTTTGAAAATAGAGATCTTAACGAAAAAGAACTTTCAAAATGGGCCGCCGCTTATGAATTAGGTGAGAAAGCAAGGAATGAAATTAATAATCATCCTCTTGAATTTTACTTGGAGGAACTGTCAGCAATTAGAGAGAAAACGCTAAAACTTTTAACATCTAAACAGGATAGCTGGCTATACCAAGAAGGAAAGTGGAGCAACGGATTAGCCTTTAATAATTATTGGTTCTGGTATCACGTCATGGAGGATGAAATTAGCCATCGCGGACAAATCCGGGTGATAAAAAGACAGCTGGCAACTCAGAGGTGA
- a CDS encoding GNAT family N-acetyltransferase, which produces MNIRLKPVTRDNWEEAIKMKVKESQRDFVPSAAVSLAKVYIKPDGDAIEYIPFSIYDNEQMVGFIMHAYEPDTANMYWINGFFIDKNYQGRGYGRPALAEMIGWIKTKFPQCEEIRLTVHKDNHHARNLYKNFGFSPTGEIWGEEEVYYFSVKGDIYD; this is translated from the coding sequence ATGAACATAAGATTAAAACCCGTCACAAGAGACAACTGGGAAGAAGCCATTAAGATGAAGGTAAAAGAATCGCAGCGTGACTTCGTTCCTTCAGCGGCTGTTTCACTTGCAAAGGTATATATTAAACCAGATGGGGATGCAATAGAGTATATCCCATTTTCTATATATGACAATGAACAAATGGTCGGTTTTATCATGCATGCCTATGAACCGGACACGGCTAACATGTATTGGATTAACGGTTTTTTTATTGACAAAAATTATCAGGGCAGGGGATATGGACGGCCAGCATTAGCCGAGATGATCGGCTGGATAAAAACTAAATTTCCGCAATGCGAGGAAATCCGCTTGACTGTTCATAAAGATAATCATCACGCAAGGAATCTGTATAAAAACTTCGGATTTTCCCCGACTGGAGAGATTTGGGGAGAGGAAGAAGTTTACTATTTTTCTGTAAAAGGAGATATTTATGATTAA
- a CDS encoding class I SAM-dependent methyltransferase yields MINETLKINKQSWDEAAERFYGRNPLPEYGPLAPTEDDLQLFGDVRSLKMLEIGCGSGHSLKYLDQRGAGELWGLDLSSRQIESAKELLVNSSSRVKLFESPMEQNPGIPADYFDFVFSIYAIGWTTNLDCTLKNIHHYLKSGGVFIFSWEHPMYNRIKAENGALIMDKSYHEEGSYQHIAWNQPAIMQQYKLSTYINLLIENGFAIERVIEDASLTEEDVQRHSNRWYSYEKTKAIPAAFIIKCRKL; encoded by the coding sequence ATGATTAATGAAACACTAAAAATAAATAAGCAAAGCTGGGATGAAGCGGCTGAAAGGTTTTATGGGCGCAATCCGCTGCCTGAATATGGACCGCTGGCACCAACTGAAGATGATCTTCAATTGTTCGGAGATGTGCGCAGCTTAAAGATGCTGGAGATTGGGTGCGGAAGCGGGCATTCCCTAAAATATTTGGACCAGCGCGGAGCGGGTGAATTATGGGGATTGGATCTGTCTTCCAGGCAAATCGAATCCGCAAAGGAACTTCTGGTAAATTCATCTTCACGAGTAAAGTTGTTTGAATCCCCGATGGAACAAAATCCGGGAATCCCTGCTGATTACTTCGATTTCGTTTTTTCCATTTATGCGATTGGCTGGACCACGAATTTAGACTGTACGCTTAAAAACATTCATCATTACCTAAAATCAGGCGGGGTGTTTATATTCAGCTGGGAACATCCGATGTATAACCGGATTAAGGCTGAAAATGGAGCATTAATTATGGATAAATCCTATCATGAGGAAGGCTCCTATCAGCATATAGCCTGGAACCAGCCTGCCATTATGCAGCAATATAAACTAAGTACATATATCAATTTATTAATAGAAAACGGGTTTGCGATTGAAAGGGTAATTGAAGATGCCAGCCTTACTGAAGAAGATGTTCAGCGGCATTCCAACCGGTGGTATTCCTATGAAAAAACGAAAGCTATACCCGCTGCTTTTATTATTAAATGCAGAAAGCTATAG
- a CDS encoding NUDIX domain-containing protein: MTYHIRVRAGAVIIENNSILLIEFQDDRGLHYNLPAGGVEPKESVIDAVKREAKEEASVDVTVGPLAFVYEYAPNLNAFRYGQIHSLGLLFECQLREGSLPKMPSAPDPNQTGVRWVPLSELSNIVLYPNMKAHILEYVKHKRNIDLIEEHTLDVYAMEKKK, translated from the coding sequence ATGACCTATCATATTAGAGTCAGAGCAGGTGCAGTCATTATAGAAAACAATTCGATTCTGCTGATTGAGTTTCAGGATGACAGAGGCCTTCATTACAATTTGCCTGCAGGAGGGGTTGAACCCAAAGAATCTGTTATTGATGCAGTGAAAAGGGAAGCGAAAGAAGAGGCATCTGTAGATGTGACGGTCGGCCCATTGGCATTCGTTTATGAATATGCCCCTAACTTAAATGCATTCAGGTATGGGCAGATACATTCATTGGGCTTACTGTTTGAATGTCAGTTAAGGGAAGGCTCATTGCCTAAAATGCCTTCAGCCCCGGATCCTAACCAGACAGGAGTTAGATGGGTGCCGCTTTCTGAACTGTCCAATATAGTATTGTATCCTAATATGAAAGCTCACATCTTGGAATATGTTAAACATAAAAGAAACATAGATTTGATCGAAGAACACACACTGGATGTGTACGCAATGGAGAAGAAAAAATGA
- a CDS encoding GNAT family N-acetyltransferase, with protein MNEEIMIDCGEVILREYRMEDVPELYEITLQPEVYKFIPGAQATLEQRMNWMEDYEIPANKKFRSSMPALKDAGYLNLGIILKETGKFIGFCNTGIKDELPEPNREIGYAISKHYRNKGYSTLAAKGLMGFLFEKTVLEKLNAVALTSNSSSIRVLQKCGFQHAGEMEIDGERYFHYIIRKKDWASNSKKAVTAKTPSIHCEGVPSFHYLSDLEFVLNVPFLFSCSCPRTWSPPFPFSCTFLPPSFTFG; from the coding sequence ATGAACGAAGAAATAATGATCGATTGCGGTGAGGTCATCCTTAGGGAATACAGGATGGAAGATGTGCCAGAGCTTTATGAAATTACTTTACAGCCGGAAGTATATAAGTTTATTCCGGGTGCACAGGCTACGCTTGAACAGCGTATGAACTGGATGGAGGATTATGAAATTCCTGCGAATAAAAAATTCAGGTCCTCGATGCCTGCCCTGAAAGATGCAGGATATTTGAATTTGGGAATCATACTAAAGGAAACTGGAAAGTTTATTGGCTTTTGCAATACAGGAATAAAAGATGAATTGCCTGAGCCGAACAGGGAAATTGGCTATGCCATCTCAAAACACTACCGAAATAAAGGATATTCCACGCTTGCTGCAAAAGGGCTAATGGGATTTCTTTTTGAAAAAACAGTTCTTGAAAAACTGAATGCCGTTGCATTAACAAGCAATTCCAGTTCCATTCGCGTTCTGCAAAAGTGCGGATTTCAGCATGCTGGAGAAATGGAAATCGACGGAGAGCGATATTTCCATTACATCATCAGAAAAAAGGATTGGGCATCAAATTCAAAAAAAGCCGTAACTGCAAAGACACCCTCCATCCACTGTGAGGGTGTCCCGTCATTCCATTATCTATCTGATTTAGAGTTTGTATTAAATGTGCCATTTCTGTTTTCCTGTTCATGTCCACGGACCTGGTCTCCGCCATTTCCTTTTTCGTG